ACGCGGCGAACGTCGACCGCGCGGCGCTCGAAGCCCTCGACACCGTGTGGGTGACCACCGACACGCTGCATATCGTGGTCGGCGAGGCCGCCGGGCGTTACGCGCGCGAACTGGCGCTGCAGCCGGCGTGATCGGCTGAGGTTTGCGGAATCGGCATGAAAACGCCGCGGCGCACATTAGCGCCGCGGCGTTTTTTTACGAGCGCGCCAAAAGAAAAAGCCCCGTTCGAAGAACGGGGCTTTGCGGTACTTCAGGCGCACTTCAGCGCGATTACGCGTATTCGGCGAGGGCGGTGCGCATCTTCTTCATCGCGCTCGCCTCGATCTGGCGAATCCGCTCGGCCGACACACCGAACTCGTCGGCGAGTTCGTGCAGCGTCGAGCCGCCCGAACCGTCGTCGGCCACGTTCAGCCAGCGCGCCTCGATAATGCGGCGGCTGCGCGCGTCGAGCGATTCCAGCGCGCTCGCGATGCCGTCCGTTTGCAGACGGTCGTTGGCGCGCGCGGCCAGCACGGCGCTCGGCTCGCTGTGCGAGTCGGCGAGCCAGGCGATAGGCGCGAACGATTCCTCGCCGTCGTCGGTCTGGCCTTCGAGCGCGATGTCGGCGCCGGACAGACGCGTTTCCATCTCCACGACTTCCTCGCGCTTCACGTTCAGTTCCTGCGCCAGGCCCTCGATTTCCTCGGGCGTGAACGATTGCAGGCCCTGCTTGTGGCTGCGCAGGTTGAAGAACAGCTTGCGCTGCGCCTTGGTCGTGGCGACCTTCACCATGCGCCAGTTGCGCAGGATGTATTCGTGGATCTCGGCCTTGAT
The Paraburkholderia acidisoli genome window above contains:
- the rpoH gene encoding RNA polymerase sigma factor RpoH gives rise to the protein MSNAMTMTLPSTLSPSSAKAGGSGALALANASLLPGQLGNIDAYIQAVNRIPMLTPQEERQFATEFREQNNLESARRMVLSHLRLVVSIARNYLGYGLPHADLIQEGNIGLMKAVKRFDPTQNVRLVSYAMHWIKAEIHEYILRNWRMVKVATTKAQRKLFFNLRSHKQGLQSFTPEEIEGLAQELNVKREEVVEMETRLSGADIALEGQTDDGEESFAPIAWLADSHSEPSAVLAARANDRLQTDGIASALESLDARSRRIIEARWLNVADDGSGGSTLHELADEFGVSAERIRQIEASAMKKMRTALAEYA